The sequence AGCAGTTCCGACCGTCCGCGGCGCCTATCCCCTGACCACCCAGGCCCATCGCAACGCTGCCTTCAAACGCTTCCAAGACCTTGCGTGCCATGGAGTAACACTCCGCGCGCGGCCGGAGCACCCACCGCTGGTGGGCCGACGGCAAGTCCGCTTCGAAGGCCTCCCCACCGGACAGCTACACCAGGACGGCAGCTCCTACACGGCACAGGCCATCAGCATCCACAACGATCAGCGCGATCCAGAGGGCCCCGACCTGATCTCCCAGCGCACCCTCGAACTCGACCTCGTGACCCTGGTGCAAGCAGCTGCAGCCTGGGCCGCAGAGACCGGAGCAGCCGGCGACCTGATGCTGTCAGCCGAGCTGCACCGCTACGACGGCCGTGACAAGCCCGTCCGACTGACCGTGACCGACAGCGTCTTCCAACGCGGCCCGGCGCTCCCGCTCCCGGCTGCTCCTGTGGAGACGACGGGAGACCTTGCCGCCATCGTCATCGACAAACGGGAAGCTGTTGTTGTGGCCTGCGCTCTCGTATCGGACTTGCTGGCCGACGTGGGGGCCCACCAGCCGCACATCCTCACCCCTGAAGGAGACATCCTGACGGACCGACTCAACGGCCAACTCCGCCATGACCTCACAGGCTGGGAGGTGTAGTACGGCGGGTTCCTGGCCGCCCTACCGCCGGGGAGCAGCCCGGGATCCCAGTGGTTACACGCACTCCAGTGCGATGCCGTAGTCCGGACAGCCAAGGCCCCGGGCCGCGTCCAGCGTCCGCAGCCCTGTCCGACAGCTCAGGACGCCGCACAGCCTCGTGTGGACGCCCAGCACAGCCAGACGAGAGTCAGCAGCGCCCTCCTTGGGAGGCACCAGGCCCGCATCAGCAGGCGGGTTTACAAAAAAGGTGGCCCCGTCCTCAGGAAGCCGCCTTAACCTCGAAGTTTCGTGACGGGCCGCCGACGGAGTCGGTGGCCCGTTTTCGTGCCGTGAGCTGAGGGTGGGCAGGCCGAGGGCCCGAGTGTCGTCTCGGGGTGGCGCCGGGTTCCACTGTTCCGGGTGGTGAAGGGCTGTCGTAGGGATGGGTGTCCGCTGTTCAGCCGGGGTTCGGCAGGAGTGCGAGCCGTTCGAGTGCGGCGGTGATGTGGCCGGTCCAGGGCCAGTGCCGGGCCAGGCGGAGGATCCGCTGGCGGCCGGTGGTGACGAGTTGTCCGGCCGCGGTGAACAGGCGGAGCCGCAGGCGGCGGGGCTCCCAGAGCCTGGCTTTGCCGGTGAGCGCGAGCATGGGCATCCAGGCCAGCAGGTCGAGGGCGATCTGGACGATCTCGAGCCAGACCTTGTTCTGCGCTGTGGTGTGGAGGGGCAGGTTGCGCAGGCCGGTGGCCCGGGCGGCCCGGATCCGGTCCTCCGCCCGGGCCCGTAGCCGGTGACGGAGCTCGAGTTCGGCGACCGGCCGGCCAGCGGTGTTGGTCGCGAAGCACGTGATCCGCATGCCGTCCGCGTCCGTGATCCTCAACTGGGCGCCGGGGTGGGGCCGCTCCTTCCGGACGACCAGTCGCATGCCCGCGGGCCAGCCGTCCAGCAGCTTGCCGGTGAGCTCGGCGACCCAGGCCCCGTCACGGACCTCACCATCGGTCTCGACGGCCGCCGTCCAGGCCGAGGCGGGGACTTTCAGCACGTGTTCGTGGATCGCTTCGGTGACCGTCATGCCGACCGAGTAGGACAGCCATCGTCCTCGCCTGGTGAGCCAGGACACGAAGTCGTGGGTGCCGCCCGCGGAGTCCGTGCGGATCAGCGTCTGCCGGCCTCGCCGGTAGCGCTTGGGCAGCTGGGCCAGTGCGAGCTGGGCTGTGGTGATGTGGTCGGCTGCTGTGTTGGAACCCGCGTTTCCCGGCCTGAGGAGGGCGGCGACCGGCTCGCCGGTTCCGCCCGGGCCGTGGTCGACGAAGGCCGTCAGCGGATGGTGGCCGTAGGTCTTCTTCCAGGTCGCGGCCGCGTCCTCCTTGTCGGAGTGCGCGATCACGAGGACGCCGTCAAGATCGACGACGACCTGGCCATCAGCGCCCGGGGCATTCTCACCGGCCAACGACCAGACGCGGTCACGGACTTCGGAGCGTGCGGACCGGATCGCCTGCAAAGCTTTCCCGCCGGAGGCAGCGAGGGTGTCGATCAGGCGGGAGACGGTCGGGTCGGAGGCGACCGGACCGAAGACGGCCGGTTCGGCCCGCAGCACGGCGACATCCGCGAGGCAGTCCCCGCCCAGTGCGACCGCCAGGGCGACATCCAGGAGGGCCTTGCCGGGATCGTGGACGGCCCGCGGTTTGCGCCACGGCGCCAGAGCTGCCGATATGACCTGGTCAAGACCGGTCTTGCGGGCCGTTTCGGCGAGCAGGACCGACCCGGCCTGGGAGACGACCCGGCGGCCGTCGTCCTGGACGCGGACACGGGGATAGGACCCGATAGAGTGCTTCACCTGGGAAGTGCCTCCGGCGATGGCAGGAACAAGGACCTCGACAATCCTCATTCTTGCTGGTCAGAGGCACTTCTGCTTACTTGGCCACCCATCGGACAGCCTGCTTCATGAAAGCGCGAAACTGCATGTTAAACCTCATTTTCGCAGTTCTCGTCCTGGTCCTGGCAGTCCTGCTAGCAGGGCTG is a genomic window of Streptomyces sp. NBC_01237 containing:
- a CDS encoding IS1380 family transposase codes for the protein MKHSIGSYPRVRVQDDGRRVVSQAGSVLLAETARKTGLDQVISAALAPWRKPRAVHDPGKALLDVALAVALGGDCLADVAVLRAEPAVFGPVASDPTVSRLIDTLAASGGKALQAIRSARSEVRDRVWSLAGENAPGADGQVVVDLDGVLVIAHSDKEDAAATWKKTYGHHPLTAFVDHGPGGTGEPVAALLRPGNAGSNTAADHITTAQLALAQLPKRYRRGRQTLIRTDSAGGTHDFVSWLTRRGRWLSYSVGMTVTEAIHEHVLKVPASAWTAAVETDGEVRDGAWVAELTGKLLDGWPAGMRLVVRKERPHPGAQLRITDADGMRITCFATNTAGRPVAELELRHRLRARAEDRIRAARATGLRNLPLHTTAQNKVWLEIVQIALDLLAWMPMLALTGKARLWEPRRLRLRLFTAAGQLVTTGRQRILRLARHWPWTGHITAALERLALLPNPG